The genomic segment TCCAAATTTGTCACcaacaaaaaatttcttatcCTTGAGCTCATTATCAAGAATTTTCAGCATCTCAGAAAGTTCCCCTTTAGCTTCGTATGATTTGTGAAAGAAACTTCTACCCACTGCTGACCCCTGCAAAAATCATAACACTTAAGTTTTGACAAAATTTGTGGCCTAAACTTCAATTTAAAGCAAGTTAAATCGACTTTTGGCATAATTTGTGGCCTCAAAtatgtcaaatttttttttatggttataaatcaCCTCAtgactaaatataaaataaaaagtttaaaatcaagttatttttaactataaaaaGTATCATTCTATTTGAAacaaattagaaaagaaaaaataccaGTAAGACAAAGATAGCATTAGAAAATCGTTATATTATCTTCTGACATATAAATCTCTTACATGATTAAAAAGCTCATAAAAGATATATAGTCTAAAGTAAACGTGCTGAAATGACTAGAACGTTTTTTCAAATAAATGTAATATACATACTAAAGAACATACCTTATCGTCAATAAACTTAACCCAAAAACGAGCTACAGCGCGGTCGTAAGGGTCTTTAGGCAATATGGAAGGTCCTTCAAATGTCTCATCAATGTATTCAACAATTACCATTGATTCACAAATGGGCTTACCATTGTGAATTAGCACGGGGATTTTCTTCTGAATCGGGTTGGATTCAAGAAGTAGAGGGCTTTTATTTTGTAGATTTTGCtctataaattcaaatttcaccCCCTTAATCTTTAAGGCCCACTCAACTCTGTGACAAAAAGGGCTATACCAAAGTCCAAGCAACTTCACTTCTGCCATCTCATAATTTTTGGTTCTactatgttttctttaatatgtTGATGAATATTGTATTTTAGTTCTGATCTCTTGAATTTTGGTCTTCTTTTATTAGGGAAAATGGAAAAGTGTCTTAGTTAAAAAGCTAAGGCAAAATTTCTTCTTTGACTAACTCAATTTTCAACTTCAATGTTGTGTATTGACTGAAGACTTTTAAGTCTTAAAAATAAGTGGTAGTAGTTGAAGCTTGAAGGTTCTGTTTATGTTGACATGGGCGCAAATGAACATACAGTCGATTTTGGGACCCTCATTTAAACCACGCGGCATAAGTTCATAAATGACTAATTTGTAGTGATTAGTTTAGCTCCATTGGACAGAAATTCCAAAAGTCCACGTTTGACGATCATAAGTTTTATTTGATGTTTGACATATTATAGGTGCAAATAAACTTTTGATATGTGTGTTAGAAGTTTGGTTTATCAAAAGCGTGTGTGCAAGTTTTGGCTTGTCAAGATTAAACTTTTGATATacattaaaattaaagtttgacTTGTCAGGTATACATTTATCTAAAGCGGTGATTTCGAAGGCAATTTGTGACTCGCTCTAGGTCAGGATATTGGTAAAACGCTCCGGGGCTCTTGTGTGGGGCTTAGTTTTGTGAGGTTTAAATACTAAGTGCCAATCACTGACCAATAAACAAAACAGTTACACGAGACACTTGTGGTATGTGTGCTAGCTTTCTCTAACaagtaattttatttcaaaattaaatttaatatatagaGTTAGTGAATCAAAAGTGACTGTAATAttacaaattcataataaatcttttttatatttatatagttCAAGCCTGATTATTCAGTTGAATTCACAAAACTCGACCTAAATCCATCCTTATTTTTATCGTCACGGAAACTTGAAACTTCAGAGCTGAATAAGGAGGTGTTTATTTGGCAGCAGATTTAACAGCTTGAAATCGAGCTTTAAAATAGGCAATCAACTCATCTCTTGAAGGTAAATATTCCTTGTTTTGGCTGCAATTAATATACTCATCTCTCCATGCAcaaaaatttgggaatttttctCTTGTAGCCAAAAGAACTCCAGAAGCTTCTTCAAAGACTCCTACCCAAAGTCCCATCATATTTGCAGCAATATCAGCAAAACCATAACTGTCACCCACAAAGAACTTCTTGTCCTTAAGCTCATTATCAAGAACTTTTAGCATCTCATAAGTTTCCTCATTAGCTTTTTCTTGCTCCTCTCCTTTGAGAAAGAAACTTTTCCCTGTTGCTGGCTCCTGCACATAGAAATGTTTATGACAACAAAATTAAAgttcattttgataaattttacaaGTCTATAGTTAATAACCAATAATTTACCGTGCAAAAACAGGCTGCAACATAGGTAAGTATTTGTCAAAATTTAATATAGTTTTacatatatgttatattttgtaTCGAAA from the Capsicum annuum cultivar UCD-10X-F1 chromosome 9, UCD10Xv1.1, whole genome shotgun sequence genome contains:
- the LOC107842864 gene encoding probable glutathione S-transferase, translated to MAEVKLLGLWYSPFCHRVEWALKIKGVKFEFIEQNLQNKSPLLLESNPIQKKIPVLIHNGKPICESMVIVEYIDETFEGPSILPKDPYDRAVARFWVKFIDDKGSAVGRSFFHKSYEAKGELSEMLKILDNELKDKKFFVGDKFGFADIAANFLGLWMGVLEEATGVNNLVTREKYPNFCAWRDEYNDCSDNKKYLPPRDELLAYFKARFQAAAVPPYSS
- the LOC107842863 gene encoding probable glutathione S-transferase, which produces MADVKLLGLWYSPYSNRVEWALKIKGEEYEYIEDDLHNKSPLLLELNPIHKKIPVLIHNGKPICESMVIVEYIDETFEGPPILPKDPYDRAIARFWAKFFAEKEPATGKSFFLKGEEQEKANEETYEMLKVLDNELKDKKFFVGDSYGFADIAANMMGLWVGVFEEASGVLLATREKFPNFCAWRDEYINCSQNKEYLPSRDELIAYFKARFQAVKSAAK